Genomic window (Paenibacillus sp. 37):
GCGACGCAGCAATTCAGCGCCAAGGCCAACCGATTCCAATGCTTCCTCCGCCCGTTTCTTACGGATGGCAGAAGACTTTTCCCCATGTACCTTCTGGTATTCATCAAAGTGCCCACCAATACTACGAAATGGCGTAAATGCTCCCTGATAGTCTTGAAAAATATACGAGATGCGGCTTCCCCGCAGGGCGCGCATCTCCTTTGGATTCCGTTCCAGCAGGTTGCTGCCTTCGAACATGACTCGCCCCGACGCATGCAGGTTGGGCGGCAGCAGACGACCAATGGCTTGCGAGAGCAAGCTTTTGCCGCTACCGCTCTGTCCAACGAGTGCCATGAACTCGCCTTCACGGACAGCCAGAGAGACTTGATCTACAATAGTACGATCCCGACTGGAGATGCTCAGTTCCTCAATGGAGAGAATCATGGCTGTACCTCCTTCTTCACATCAAACCGGTCTCGCAGATAGTCACCCAGCATGTTGGCAAGCAGGACTACCGAGACAATGGCAAGGCCCGGATAGATCATCAGCTCCGGCCGAGACTGGAAGTAAGGCCGCGAGTCGTTCAGCATCGCACCCCATTCAGGTGTTGGCGGCTGT
Coding sequences:
- a CDS encoding ABC transporter ATP-binding protein → MILSIEELSISSRDRTIVDQVSLAVREGEFMALVGQSGSGKSLLSQAIGRLLPPNLHASGRVMFEGSNLLERNPKEMRALRGSRISYIFQDYQGAFTPFRSIGGHFDEYQKVHGEKSSAIRKKRAEEALESVGLGAELLRRYPFQLSGGQLQRASIATSLMLSPRLLIADEATTALDSVSGHRVLELLARKQAETGCAILFITHDWRHVRSYASRLAVMKEGRIVESGGKHRILDHPQHEYTRQLIEAAPVLSRSLKSGLKEAGIE